A genomic window from Lotus japonicus ecotype B-129 chromosome 1, LjGifu_v1.2 includes:
- the LOC130728255 gene encoding beta-galactosidase 7-like, producing MGKGEAWVNGQSIGRYWIMFHDSKGKPSQSLYHVTRSFLKDKANNTLVLVEEGGGNPLHISINTVSALTDLHDNFSKLSLPSSV from the exons ATGGGAAAAGGCGAGGCTTGGGTTAATGGACAAAGCATTGGTCGTTATTGGATTATGTTTCATGATTCCAAGGGCAAACCCTCACAATCACT ATATCATGTGACTCGGTCTTTCCTTAAAGACAAAGCAAACAACACTTTGGTTTTGGTGGAGGAAGGTGGTGGGAACCCTCTTCATATCTCCATCAACACTGTTTCAGCACTCACAGATTTACATGATAACTTTTCTAAATTATCACTCCCTTCCTCCGTTTAG
- the LOC130728254 gene encoding polyubiquitin-like has product MQIFLRTLSGDYIPVEVKGSDSIDTIKAKIEEKEGIPAHMQRIIFDIHDVPKETLSLRTINLDDTIDTIDNVKAKTTTNSQVKKAGGEEESTEIEPNKLADDDDDSDDDDDEESTEIEPTKLADDDDDFDDSDDDDSDARTECSICGCRCGCGSFLNPNRVCPDHYEELDHTLTCLEDSDDPNDKILYLKRKAQYDTMIFYLS; this is encoded by the coding sequence ATGCAAATCTTTCTACGAACCTTGTCCGGTGACTACATCCCTGTCGAGGTGAAGGGTTCTGATTCCATTGACACCATCAAAGCTAAGATCGAAGAGAAGGAAGGCATCCCAGCTCATATGCAAAGGATTATCTTTGACATCCACGACGTCCCCAAGGAGACCTTGTCACTGAGAACCATCAACCTTGACGACACCATTGACACCATTGATAATGTGAAGGCCAAGACGACCACCAACAGTCAAGTGAAGAAAGccggaggagaagaagaaagcacagaGATAGAGCCAAACAAActtgctgatgatgatgatgattctgatgatgatgatgatgaagaaagcACAGAGATAGAGCCAACCAAActtgctgatgatgatgatgattttgatgattctgatgatgatgattctgatgcaCGTACTGAATGTAGTATTTGTGGATGTCGCTGTGGATGTGGTAGTTTTCTTAACCCTAATAGGGTCTGTCCCGATCACTATGAAGAATTAGATCATACTCTTACGTGTCTGGAAGACAGTGACGATCCCAATGACAAGATATTGTATCTAAAGCGTAAGGCTCAGTACGATACTATGATTTTTTATCTTTCGTAA